From a single Patagioenas fasciata isolate bPatFas1 chromosome 19, bPatFas1.hap1, whole genome shotgun sequence genomic region:
- the RAP1GAP2 gene encoding rap1 GTPase-activating protein 2 isoform X4: protein MSRAGGRMRSRRAGIRAAVVLIGLLHRSRRQSREQRKQELLSSADVPVAERPLSPPLTAPPTMKSAEFFEMLEKMQAPKLEEQRTGSQKHKEDYIPYPSIDEILEKGSPYPLIILPQFGGYWIEDPENLGTPTSSDSSICEEEEENLSPSAYGYRLECKGEARAYRKHFLGKDHLNFYCTASSLGNLILSIKCEETDGTEYLRIILRSKVKTLHERIPLAGFSKLPSIPQIAKAFCDDASGLKFNPVLYPKASQMIVSYDEHEVNNTFKFGVIYQKFRQTQEEELFGNNEESAAFKNFLSFLGDTITLQDFKGFRGGLDVSHGQTGTESVYTVFRDREIMFHVSTKLPFTEGDTQQLQRKRHIGNDIVAVIFQEENTPFVPDMIASNFLHAYIVVQVENPGAENTTYKVSVTAREDVPSFGPPLPSPPVFQKSPEFREFLLTKLINAENACCKSDKFAKLEDRTRAALLDNLHDELHGHTQTMLGLGPEEDKLENGGHGGFLESFKRAIRVRSHSMETMVGSQKKHHGGGIPGSLSGGIAHNSGEVTKTTFSPPVPAAAAKNQSRSPIKRRSGLFPRLHTGSESQADSRTRCDSVSGAQKTPDLGHSSQEMKSETSSNPSSPEICPNKDRPFIKLKENGRSNISRSSSSTSSFSSTAGESETLEEYDSVGSQPSTASPFKQDVFVYGASPGSESPSAAAAATPVIMSRSPTADVKNRNSPRSNLKFRFDKLSHGSCSTSH, encoded by the exons atgTCCCGGGCGGGCGGCAGGATGCGGTCCCGGCGGGCGGGGATCCGCGCGGCCGTGGTGCTCATCGGGCTGCTGCACCGCTCCCGCCGGCAGAGCCGGGAGCAGAG GAAGCAGGAGCTGCTGAGCAGTGCGGATGTGCCCGTCGCGGAGCGGCCGCTGTCCCCCCCACTCACCGCCCCGCCGACCATGAAG tctGCAGAATTCTTCGAAATGCTGGAGAAAATGCAG gCACCAAAGCTTGAAGAACAGAGGACTGGAAGCCAGAAACATAAG GAAGACTACATCCCGTACCCCAGCATcgatgag ATCCTGGAGAAGGGCAGCCCGTACCCGCTGATCATCCTGCCCCAGTTTGGTGGGTACTGGATTGAGGACCCCGAGAACCTCGGCACACCCACCTCCTCCGACAGCAGCAtctgcgaggaggaggaggagaacctcaGCCCCAGCGCCTACGGCTACCGGCTGGAGTGCAAGGGGGAGGCGCGGGCCTACAGGAAGCATTTTCTGGGGAAG GATCATTTAAATTTTTATTGTACAGCCAGTAGCCTTGGAAATCTGATCCTTTCTATTAAGTGTGAGGAGACAGATGGCACTGAATATTTGAGGATTATACTCAG GTCCAAAGTGAAGACGCTGCATGAAAGGATCCCCCTGGCAGGATTCAGCAagctccccagcatcccccagatCGCAAAG GCCTTCTGCGATGACGCCTCCGGCCTGAAGTTCAACCCAGTTCTGTACCCCAAG GCGTCCCAGATGATAGTGTCTTACGATGAACATGAGGTCAACAACACGTTCAAGTTTGGTGTGATCTACCAGAAGTTCAGGCAG ACCCAAGAGGAGGAGTTGTTCGGCAATAATGAAGAGAGCGCTGCCTTCAAGAACTTCTTAAGTTTTCTGGGAGACACCATAACGCTCCAGGACTTCAAAGG TTTTCGAGGAGGTCTGGATGTCAGCCACGGGCAGACGGGGACAGAGTCTGTGTACACGGTGTTCAGGGACAGGGAGATAATGTTTCACGTCTCTACGAAGCTGCCGTTTACTGAAGGGGACACGCAGCAA CTCCAGAGGAAGCGGCACATTGGCAACGACATCGTGGCCGTTATCTTCCAAGAGGAGAACACGCCGTTTGTCCCGGACATGATCGCCTCCAACTTCTTGCACGCCTACATCGTGGTGCAGGTGGAGAACCCCGGGGCAGAGAACACCACGTACAAG GTGTCGGTCACAGCCCGAGAAGACGTTCCCTCCTTCGGCCCCCCCCTGCCCAGCCCGCCCGTGTTCCAGAAG AGCCCCGAGTTCCGGGAGTTCCTGCTCACCAAACTCATCAACGCCGAGAACGCCTGCTGCAAGTCGGACAAGTTTGCGAAGCTGGAG GACCGGACACGGGCAGCCTTGTTGGACAATCTCCACGACGAGCTCCACGGGCACACACAGAccatgctggggctggggcctgAGGAGGACAAGCTGGAGAACGGGGGTCATGGAGGCTTTCTGGAGTCCTTCAAG AGAGCCATCCGGGTGCGCAGCCACTCCATGGAGACGATGGTGGGCAGCCAGAAGAAGCACCACGGCGGTGGCATCCCGGGCAGCCTCAGCGGGGGCATCGCACACAACAGCGGCGAGGTGACCAAGACCACCTTCTCG CCCCCGGTGCCAGCAGCTGCCGCCAAGAACCAGTCGCGGAGCCCCATCAAGCGCCGCTCGGGGCTGTTCCCCCGCCTGCACACGGGCTCGGAGAGCCAGGCGGACAGCAGGACCAGGTG TGACAGTGTTTCTGGGGCCCAGAAGACACCGGATTTGGGACATTCGTCTCAGGAGATGAAATCTGAAACCTCGTCCAACCCCAGCTCCCCTGAAATATGCCCCAACAAAGACAG GCCATTCATTAAGCTGAAAGAAAACGGGAGGTCGAACATctcccgctcctcctccagcaccagcagcttcaGCAGCACGGCGGGGGAGAGCGAGACGCTGGAGGAATATGACAGTGTG GGCAGCCAGCCGTCCACGGCCTCGCCGTTCAAGCAGGACGTGTTTGTCTACGGAGCCTCGCCTGGCAGTGAGAGCCCAAGTGCGGCAGCCGCGGCCACCCCCGTCATCATGAGCAGGAGCCCCACAG cagATGTAAAGAACAGAAACTCTCCGAGGTCAAACCTGAAGTTTCGCTTCGACAAGCTCAGCCACGGCAGCTGCAGCACG AGCCACTAG
- the RAP1GAP2 gene encoding rap1 GTPase-activating protein 2 isoform X5, translating to MSRAGGRMRSRRAGIRAAVVLIGLLHRSRRQSREQRKQELLSSADVPVAERPLSPPLTAPPTMKSAEFFEMLEKMQAPKLEEQRTGSQKHKEDYIPYPSIDEILEKGSPYPLIILPQFGGYWIEDPENLGTPTSSDSSICEEEEENLSPSAYGYRLECKGEARAYRKHFLGKDHLNFYCTASSLGNLILSIKCEETDGTEYLRIILRSKVKTLHERIPLAGFSKLPSIPQIAKAFCDDASGLKFNPVLYPKASQMIVSYDEHEVNNTFKFGVIYQKFRQTQEEELFGNNEESAAFKNFLSFLGDTITLQDFKGFRGGLDVSHGQTGTESVYTVFRDREIMFHVSTKLPFTEGDTQQLQRKRHIGNDIVAVIFQEENTPFVPDMIASNFLHAYIVVQVENPGAENTTYKVSVTAREDVPSFGPPLPSPPVFQKSPEFREFLLTKLINAENACCKSDKFAKLEDRTRAALLDNLHDELHGHTQTMLGLGPEEDKLENGGHGGFLESFKRAIRVRSHSMETMVGSQKKHHGGGIPGSLSGGIAHNSGEVTKTTFSPPVPAAAAKNQSRSPIKRRSGLFPRLHTGSESQADSRTRCDSVSGAQKTPDLGHSSQEMKSETSSNPSSPEICPNKDRPFIKLKENGRSNISRSSSSTSSFSSTAGESETLEEYDSVGSQPSTASPFKQDVFVYGASPGSESPSAAAAATPVIMSRSPTDVKNRNSPRSNLKFRFDKLSHGSCSTSH from the exons atgTCCCGGGCGGGCGGCAGGATGCGGTCCCGGCGGGCGGGGATCCGCGCGGCCGTGGTGCTCATCGGGCTGCTGCACCGCTCCCGCCGGCAGAGCCGGGAGCAGAG GAAGCAGGAGCTGCTGAGCAGTGCGGATGTGCCCGTCGCGGAGCGGCCGCTGTCCCCCCCACTCACCGCCCCGCCGACCATGAAG tctGCAGAATTCTTCGAAATGCTGGAGAAAATGCAG gCACCAAAGCTTGAAGAACAGAGGACTGGAAGCCAGAAACATAAG GAAGACTACATCCCGTACCCCAGCATcgatgag ATCCTGGAGAAGGGCAGCCCGTACCCGCTGATCATCCTGCCCCAGTTTGGTGGGTACTGGATTGAGGACCCCGAGAACCTCGGCACACCCACCTCCTCCGACAGCAGCAtctgcgaggaggaggaggagaacctcaGCCCCAGCGCCTACGGCTACCGGCTGGAGTGCAAGGGGGAGGCGCGGGCCTACAGGAAGCATTTTCTGGGGAAG GATCATTTAAATTTTTATTGTACAGCCAGTAGCCTTGGAAATCTGATCCTTTCTATTAAGTGTGAGGAGACAGATGGCACTGAATATTTGAGGATTATACTCAG GTCCAAAGTGAAGACGCTGCATGAAAGGATCCCCCTGGCAGGATTCAGCAagctccccagcatcccccagatCGCAAAG GCCTTCTGCGATGACGCCTCCGGCCTGAAGTTCAACCCAGTTCTGTACCCCAAG GCGTCCCAGATGATAGTGTCTTACGATGAACATGAGGTCAACAACACGTTCAAGTTTGGTGTGATCTACCAGAAGTTCAGGCAG ACCCAAGAGGAGGAGTTGTTCGGCAATAATGAAGAGAGCGCTGCCTTCAAGAACTTCTTAAGTTTTCTGGGAGACACCATAACGCTCCAGGACTTCAAAGG TTTTCGAGGAGGTCTGGATGTCAGCCACGGGCAGACGGGGACAGAGTCTGTGTACACGGTGTTCAGGGACAGGGAGATAATGTTTCACGTCTCTACGAAGCTGCCGTTTACTGAAGGGGACACGCAGCAA CTCCAGAGGAAGCGGCACATTGGCAACGACATCGTGGCCGTTATCTTCCAAGAGGAGAACACGCCGTTTGTCCCGGACATGATCGCCTCCAACTTCTTGCACGCCTACATCGTGGTGCAGGTGGAGAACCCCGGGGCAGAGAACACCACGTACAAG GTGTCGGTCACAGCCCGAGAAGACGTTCCCTCCTTCGGCCCCCCCCTGCCCAGCCCGCCCGTGTTCCAGAAG AGCCCCGAGTTCCGGGAGTTCCTGCTCACCAAACTCATCAACGCCGAGAACGCCTGCTGCAAGTCGGACAAGTTTGCGAAGCTGGAG GACCGGACACGGGCAGCCTTGTTGGACAATCTCCACGACGAGCTCCACGGGCACACACAGAccatgctggggctggggcctgAGGAGGACAAGCTGGAGAACGGGGGTCATGGAGGCTTTCTGGAGTCCTTCAAG AGAGCCATCCGGGTGCGCAGCCACTCCATGGAGACGATGGTGGGCAGCCAGAAGAAGCACCACGGCGGTGGCATCCCGGGCAGCCTCAGCGGGGGCATCGCACACAACAGCGGCGAGGTGACCAAGACCACCTTCTCG CCCCCGGTGCCAGCAGCTGCCGCCAAGAACCAGTCGCGGAGCCCCATCAAGCGCCGCTCGGGGCTGTTCCCCCGCCTGCACACGGGCTCGGAGAGCCAGGCGGACAGCAGGACCAGGTG TGACAGTGTTTCTGGGGCCCAGAAGACACCGGATTTGGGACATTCGTCTCAGGAGATGAAATCTGAAACCTCGTCCAACCCCAGCTCCCCTGAAATATGCCCCAACAAAGACAG GCCATTCATTAAGCTGAAAGAAAACGGGAGGTCGAACATctcccgctcctcctccagcaccagcagcttcaGCAGCACGGCGGGGGAGAGCGAGACGCTGGAGGAATATGACAGTGTG GGCAGCCAGCCGTCCACGGCCTCGCCGTTCAAGCAGGACGTGTTTGTCTACGGAGCCTCGCCTGGCAGTGAGAGCCCAAGTGCGGCAGCCGCGGCCACCCCCGTCATCATGAGCAGGAGCCCCACAG ATGTAAAGAACAGAAACTCTCCGAGGTCAAACCTGAAGTTTCGCTTCGACAAGCTCAGCCACGGCAGCTGCAGCACG AGCCACTAG
- the RAP1GAP2 gene encoding rap1 GTPase-activating protein 2 isoform X6 — protein sequence MLASLKIKKQELLSSADVPVAERPLSPPLTAPPTMKSAEFFEMLEKMQAPKLEEQRTGSQKHKEDYIPYPSIDEILEKGSPYPLIILPQFGGYWIEDPENLGTPTSSDSSICEEEEENLSPSAYGYRLECKGEARAYRKHFLGKDHLNFYCTASSLGNLILSIKCEETDGTEYLRIILRSKVKTLHERIPLAGFSKLPSIPQIAKAFCDDASGLKFNPVLYPKASQMIVSYDEHEVNNTFKFGVIYQKFRQTQEEELFGNNEESAAFKNFLSFLGDTITLQDFKGFRGGLDVSHGQTGTESVYTVFRDREIMFHVSTKLPFTEGDTQQLQRKRHIGNDIVAVIFQEENTPFVPDMIASNFLHAYIVVQVENPGAENTTYKVSVTAREDVPSFGPPLPSPPVFQKSPEFREFLLTKLINAENACCKSDKFAKLEDRTRAALLDNLHDELHGHTQTMLGLGPEEDKLENGGHGGFLESFKRAIRVRSHSMETMVGSQKKHHGGGIPGSLSGGIAHNSGEVTKTTFSPPVPAAAAKNQSRSPIKRRSGLFPRLHTGSESQADSRTRCDSVSGAQKTPDLGHSSQEMKSETSSNPSSPEICPNKDRPFIKLKENGRSNISRSSSSTSSFSSTAGESETLEEYDSVGSQPSTASPFKQDVFVYGASPGSESPSAAAAATPVIMSRSPTADVKNRNSPRSNLKFRFDKLSHGSCSTSH from the exons GAAGCAGGAGCTGCTGAGCAGTGCGGATGTGCCCGTCGCGGAGCGGCCGCTGTCCCCCCCACTCACCGCCCCGCCGACCATGAAG tctGCAGAATTCTTCGAAATGCTGGAGAAAATGCAG gCACCAAAGCTTGAAGAACAGAGGACTGGAAGCCAGAAACATAAG GAAGACTACATCCCGTACCCCAGCATcgatgag ATCCTGGAGAAGGGCAGCCCGTACCCGCTGATCATCCTGCCCCAGTTTGGTGGGTACTGGATTGAGGACCCCGAGAACCTCGGCACACCCACCTCCTCCGACAGCAGCAtctgcgaggaggaggaggagaacctcaGCCCCAGCGCCTACGGCTACCGGCTGGAGTGCAAGGGGGAGGCGCGGGCCTACAGGAAGCATTTTCTGGGGAAG GATCATTTAAATTTTTATTGTACAGCCAGTAGCCTTGGAAATCTGATCCTTTCTATTAAGTGTGAGGAGACAGATGGCACTGAATATTTGAGGATTATACTCAG GTCCAAAGTGAAGACGCTGCATGAAAGGATCCCCCTGGCAGGATTCAGCAagctccccagcatcccccagatCGCAAAG GCCTTCTGCGATGACGCCTCCGGCCTGAAGTTCAACCCAGTTCTGTACCCCAAG GCGTCCCAGATGATAGTGTCTTACGATGAACATGAGGTCAACAACACGTTCAAGTTTGGTGTGATCTACCAGAAGTTCAGGCAG ACCCAAGAGGAGGAGTTGTTCGGCAATAATGAAGAGAGCGCTGCCTTCAAGAACTTCTTAAGTTTTCTGGGAGACACCATAACGCTCCAGGACTTCAAAGG TTTTCGAGGAGGTCTGGATGTCAGCCACGGGCAGACGGGGACAGAGTCTGTGTACACGGTGTTCAGGGACAGGGAGATAATGTTTCACGTCTCTACGAAGCTGCCGTTTACTGAAGGGGACACGCAGCAA CTCCAGAGGAAGCGGCACATTGGCAACGACATCGTGGCCGTTATCTTCCAAGAGGAGAACACGCCGTTTGTCCCGGACATGATCGCCTCCAACTTCTTGCACGCCTACATCGTGGTGCAGGTGGAGAACCCCGGGGCAGAGAACACCACGTACAAG GTGTCGGTCACAGCCCGAGAAGACGTTCCCTCCTTCGGCCCCCCCCTGCCCAGCCCGCCCGTGTTCCAGAAG AGCCCCGAGTTCCGGGAGTTCCTGCTCACCAAACTCATCAACGCCGAGAACGCCTGCTGCAAGTCGGACAAGTTTGCGAAGCTGGAG GACCGGACACGGGCAGCCTTGTTGGACAATCTCCACGACGAGCTCCACGGGCACACACAGAccatgctggggctggggcctgAGGAGGACAAGCTGGAGAACGGGGGTCATGGAGGCTTTCTGGAGTCCTTCAAG AGAGCCATCCGGGTGCGCAGCCACTCCATGGAGACGATGGTGGGCAGCCAGAAGAAGCACCACGGCGGTGGCATCCCGGGCAGCCTCAGCGGGGGCATCGCACACAACAGCGGCGAGGTGACCAAGACCACCTTCTCG CCCCCGGTGCCAGCAGCTGCCGCCAAGAACCAGTCGCGGAGCCCCATCAAGCGCCGCTCGGGGCTGTTCCCCCGCCTGCACACGGGCTCGGAGAGCCAGGCGGACAGCAGGACCAGGTG TGACAGTGTTTCTGGGGCCCAGAAGACACCGGATTTGGGACATTCGTCTCAGGAGATGAAATCTGAAACCTCGTCCAACCCCAGCTCCCCTGAAATATGCCCCAACAAAGACAG GCCATTCATTAAGCTGAAAGAAAACGGGAGGTCGAACATctcccgctcctcctccagcaccagcagcttcaGCAGCACGGCGGGGGAGAGCGAGACGCTGGAGGAATATGACAGTGTG GGCAGCCAGCCGTCCACGGCCTCGCCGTTCAAGCAGGACGTGTTTGTCTACGGAGCCTCGCCTGGCAGTGAGAGCCCAAGTGCGGCAGCCGCGGCCACCCCCGTCATCATGAGCAGGAGCCCCACAG cagATGTAAAGAACAGAAACTCTCCGAGGTCAAACCTGAAGTTTCGCTTCGACAAGCTCAGCCACGGCAGCTGCAGCACG AGCCACTAG
- the RAP1GAP2 gene encoding rap1 GTPase-activating protein 2 isoform X1, translating into MASGKAAGERRWELVRWYVREGRFRIEERTLTAFQWLYSPQQHRIVSRADLGSPSRIDKTMLASLKIKKQELLSSADVPVAERPLSPPLTAPPTMKSAEFFEMLEKMQAPKLEEQRTGSQKHKEDYIPYPSIDEILEKGSPYPLIILPQFGGYWIEDPENLGTPTSSDSSICEEEEENLSPSAYGYRLECKGEARAYRKHFLGKDHLNFYCTASSLGNLILSIKCEETDGTEYLRIILRSKVKTLHERIPLAGFSKLPSIPQIAKAFCDDASGLKFNPVLYPKASQMIVSYDEHEVNNTFKFGVIYQKFRQTQEEELFGNNEESAAFKNFLSFLGDTITLQDFKGFRGGLDVSHGQTGTESVYTVFRDREIMFHVSTKLPFTEGDTQQLQRKRHIGNDIVAVIFQEENTPFVPDMIASNFLHAYIVVQVENPGAENTTYKVSVTAREDVPSFGPPLPSPPVFQKSPEFREFLLTKLINAENACCKSDKFAKLEDRTRAALLDNLHDELHGHTQTMLGLGPEEDKLENGGHGGFLESFKRAIRVRSHSMETMVGSQKKHHGGGIPGSLSGGIAHNSGEVTKTTFSPPVPAAAAKNQSRSPIKRRSGLFPRLHTGSESQADSRTRCDSVSGAQKTPDLGHSSQEMKSETSSNPSSPEICPNKDRPFIKLKENGRSNISRSSSSTSSFSSTAGESETLEEYDSVGSQPSTASPFKQDVFVYGASPGSESPSAAAAATPVIMSRSPTDVKNRNSPRSNLKFRFDKLSHGSCSTSH; encoded by the exons GAAGCAGGAGCTGCTGAGCAGTGCGGATGTGCCCGTCGCGGAGCGGCCGCTGTCCCCCCCACTCACCGCCCCGCCGACCATGAAG tctGCAGAATTCTTCGAAATGCTGGAGAAAATGCAG gCACCAAAGCTTGAAGAACAGAGGACTGGAAGCCAGAAACATAAG GAAGACTACATCCCGTACCCCAGCATcgatgag ATCCTGGAGAAGGGCAGCCCGTACCCGCTGATCATCCTGCCCCAGTTTGGTGGGTACTGGATTGAGGACCCCGAGAACCTCGGCACACCCACCTCCTCCGACAGCAGCAtctgcgaggaggaggaggagaacctcaGCCCCAGCGCCTACGGCTACCGGCTGGAGTGCAAGGGGGAGGCGCGGGCCTACAGGAAGCATTTTCTGGGGAAG GATCATTTAAATTTTTATTGTACAGCCAGTAGCCTTGGAAATCTGATCCTTTCTATTAAGTGTGAGGAGACAGATGGCACTGAATATTTGAGGATTATACTCAG GTCCAAAGTGAAGACGCTGCATGAAAGGATCCCCCTGGCAGGATTCAGCAagctccccagcatcccccagatCGCAAAG GCCTTCTGCGATGACGCCTCCGGCCTGAAGTTCAACCCAGTTCTGTACCCCAAG GCGTCCCAGATGATAGTGTCTTACGATGAACATGAGGTCAACAACACGTTCAAGTTTGGTGTGATCTACCAGAAGTTCAGGCAG ACCCAAGAGGAGGAGTTGTTCGGCAATAATGAAGAGAGCGCTGCCTTCAAGAACTTCTTAAGTTTTCTGGGAGACACCATAACGCTCCAGGACTTCAAAGG TTTTCGAGGAGGTCTGGATGTCAGCCACGGGCAGACGGGGACAGAGTCTGTGTACACGGTGTTCAGGGACAGGGAGATAATGTTTCACGTCTCTACGAAGCTGCCGTTTACTGAAGGGGACACGCAGCAA CTCCAGAGGAAGCGGCACATTGGCAACGACATCGTGGCCGTTATCTTCCAAGAGGAGAACACGCCGTTTGTCCCGGACATGATCGCCTCCAACTTCTTGCACGCCTACATCGTGGTGCAGGTGGAGAACCCCGGGGCAGAGAACACCACGTACAAG GTGTCGGTCACAGCCCGAGAAGACGTTCCCTCCTTCGGCCCCCCCCTGCCCAGCCCGCCCGTGTTCCAGAAG AGCCCCGAGTTCCGGGAGTTCCTGCTCACCAAACTCATCAACGCCGAGAACGCCTGCTGCAAGTCGGACAAGTTTGCGAAGCTGGAG GACCGGACACGGGCAGCCTTGTTGGACAATCTCCACGACGAGCTCCACGGGCACACACAGAccatgctggggctggggcctgAGGAGGACAAGCTGGAGAACGGGGGTCATGGAGGCTTTCTGGAGTCCTTCAAG AGAGCCATCCGGGTGCGCAGCCACTCCATGGAGACGATGGTGGGCAGCCAGAAGAAGCACCACGGCGGTGGCATCCCGGGCAGCCTCAGCGGGGGCATCGCACACAACAGCGGCGAGGTGACCAAGACCACCTTCTCG CCCCCGGTGCCAGCAGCTGCCGCCAAGAACCAGTCGCGGAGCCCCATCAAGCGCCGCTCGGGGCTGTTCCCCCGCCTGCACACGGGCTCGGAGAGCCAGGCGGACAGCAGGACCAGGTG TGACAGTGTTTCTGGGGCCCAGAAGACACCGGATTTGGGACATTCGTCTCAGGAGATGAAATCTGAAACCTCGTCCAACCCCAGCTCCCCTGAAATATGCCCCAACAAAGACAG GCCATTCATTAAGCTGAAAGAAAACGGGAGGTCGAACATctcccgctcctcctccagcaccagcagcttcaGCAGCACGGCGGGGGAGAGCGAGACGCTGGAGGAATATGACAGTGTG GGCAGCCAGCCGTCCACGGCCTCGCCGTTCAAGCAGGACGTGTTTGTCTACGGAGCCTCGCCTGGCAGTGAGAGCCCAAGTGCGGCAGCCGCGGCCACCCCCGTCATCATGAGCAGGAGCCCCACAG ATGTAAAGAACAGAAACTCTCCGAGGTCAAACCTGAAGTTTCGCTTCGACAAGCTCAGCCACGGCAGCTGCAGCACG AGCCACTAG
- the RAP1GAP2 gene encoding rap1 GTPase-activating protein 2 isoform X3 produces MAGAQHRATAMFQRKRSVSFGGYGWIDKTMLASLKIKKQELLSSADVPVAERPLSPPLTAPPTMKSAEFFEMLEKMQAPKLEEQRTGSQKHKEDYIPYPSIDEILEKGSPYPLIILPQFGGYWIEDPENLGTPTSSDSSICEEEEENLSPSAYGYRLECKGEARAYRKHFLGKDHLNFYCTASSLGNLILSIKCEETDGTEYLRIILRSKVKTLHERIPLAGFSKLPSIPQIAKAFCDDASGLKFNPVLYPKASQMIVSYDEHEVNNTFKFGVIYQKFRQTQEEELFGNNEESAAFKNFLSFLGDTITLQDFKGFRGGLDVSHGQTGTESVYTVFRDREIMFHVSTKLPFTEGDTQQLQRKRHIGNDIVAVIFQEENTPFVPDMIASNFLHAYIVVQVENPGAENTTYKVSVTAREDVPSFGPPLPSPPVFQKSPEFREFLLTKLINAENACCKSDKFAKLEDRTRAALLDNLHDELHGHTQTMLGLGPEEDKLENGGHGGFLESFKRAIRVRSHSMETMVGSQKKHHGGGIPGSLSGGIAHNSGEVTKTTFSPPVPAAAAKNQSRSPIKRRSGLFPRLHTGSESQADSRTRCDSVSGAQKTPDLGHSSQEMKSETSSNPSSPEICPNKDRPFIKLKENGRSNISRSSSSTSSFSSTAGESETLEEYDSVGSQPSTASPFKQDVFVYGASPGSESPSAAAAATPVIMSRSPTDVKNRNSPRSNLKFRFDKLSHGSCSTSH; encoded by the exons GAAGCAGGAGCTGCTGAGCAGTGCGGATGTGCCCGTCGCGGAGCGGCCGCTGTCCCCCCCACTCACCGCCCCGCCGACCATGAAG tctGCAGAATTCTTCGAAATGCTGGAGAAAATGCAG gCACCAAAGCTTGAAGAACAGAGGACTGGAAGCCAGAAACATAAG GAAGACTACATCCCGTACCCCAGCATcgatgag ATCCTGGAGAAGGGCAGCCCGTACCCGCTGATCATCCTGCCCCAGTTTGGTGGGTACTGGATTGAGGACCCCGAGAACCTCGGCACACCCACCTCCTCCGACAGCAGCAtctgcgaggaggaggaggagaacctcaGCCCCAGCGCCTACGGCTACCGGCTGGAGTGCAAGGGGGAGGCGCGGGCCTACAGGAAGCATTTTCTGGGGAAG GATCATTTAAATTTTTATTGTACAGCCAGTAGCCTTGGAAATCTGATCCTTTCTATTAAGTGTGAGGAGACAGATGGCACTGAATATTTGAGGATTATACTCAG GTCCAAAGTGAAGACGCTGCATGAAAGGATCCCCCTGGCAGGATTCAGCAagctccccagcatcccccagatCGCAAAG GCCTTCTGCGATGACGCCTCCGGCCTGAAGTTCAACCCAGTTCTGTACCCCAAG GCGTCCCAGATGATAGTGTCTTACGATGAACATGAGGTCAACAACACGTTCAAGTTTGGTGTGATCTACCAGAAGTTCAGGCAG ACCCAAGAGGAGGAGTTGTTCGGCAATAATGAAGAGAGCGCTGCCTTCAAGAACTTCTTAAGTTTTCTGGGAGACACCATAACGCTCCAGGACTTCAAAGG TTTTCGAGGAGGTCTGGATGTCAGCCACGGGCAGACGGGGACAGAGTCTGTGTACACGGTGTTCAGGGACAGGGAGATAATGTTTCACGTCTCTACGAAGCTGCCGTTTACTGAAGGGGACACGCAGCAA CTCCAGAGGAAGCGGCACATTGGCAACGACATCGTGGCCGTTATCTTCCAAGAGGAGAACACGCCGTTTGTCCCGGACATGATCGCCTCCAACTTCTTGCACGCCTACATCGTGGTGCAGGTGGAGAACCCCGGGGCAGAGAACACCACGTACAAG GTGTCGGTCACAGCCCGAGAAGACGTTCCCTCCTTCGGCCCCCCCCTGCCCAGCCCGCCCGTGTTCCAGAAG AGCCCCGAGTTCCGGGAGTTCCTGCTCACCAAACTCATCAACGCCGAGAACGCCTGCTGCAAGTCGGACAAGTTTGCGAAGCTGGAG GACCGGACACGGGCAGCCTTGTTGGACAATCTCCACGACGAGCTCCACGGGCACACACAGAccatgctggggctggggcctgAGGAGGACAAGCTGGAGAACGGGGGTCATGGAGGCTTTCTGGAGTCCTTCAAG AGAGCCATCCGGGTGCGCAGCCACTCCATGGAGACGATGGTGGGCAGCCAGAAGAAGCACCACGGCGGTGGCATCCCGGGCAGCCTCAGCGGGGGCATCGCACACAACAGCGGCGAGGTGACCAAGACCACCTTCTCG CCCCCGGTGCCAGCAGCTGCCGCCAAGAACCAGTCGCGGAGCCCCATCAAGCGCCGCTCGGGGCTGTTCCCCCGCCTGCACACGGGCTCGGAGAGCCAGGCGGACAGCAGGACCAGGTG TGACAGTGTTTCTGGGGCCCAGAAGACACCGGATTTGGGACATTCGTCTCAGGAGATGAAATCTGAAACCTCGTCCAACCCCAGCTCCCCTGAAATATGCCCCAACAAAGACAG GCCATTCATTAAGCTGAAAGAAAACGGGAGGTCGAACATctcccgctcctcctccagcaccagcagcttcaGCAGCACGGCGGGGGAGAGCGAGACGCTGGAGGAATATGACAGTGTG GGCAGCCAGCCGTCCACGGCCTCGCCGTTCAAGCAGGACGTGTTTGTCTACGGAGCCTCGCCTGGCAGTGAGAGCCCAAGTGCGGCAGCCGCGGCCACCCCCGTCATCATGAGCAGGAGCCCCACAG ATGTAAAGAACAGAAACTCTCCGAGGTCAAACCTGAAGTTTCGCTTCGACAAGCTCAGCCACGGCAGCTGCAGCACG AGCCACTAG